The Leadbettera azotonutricia ZAS-9 genome has a window encoding:
- a CDS encoding cell division protein ZapB: MVTLEQVKLLETKITKAIDIVKKVTDENFLLKGKLDSYQKRIDELEILIQEFKEEQSRIEDGVLSALDRLNQFEDAVETAISRDEGSAKKPPAQAKSGASKPAESAPKAEIPVKSPAESAVKPPVPKPAEPKPAAQPPAPPVAELIEDEPDDLEDNEDETEIDSGELDIF; encoded by the coding sequence ATGGTAACCCTGGAGCAGGTCAAGCTGCTTGAAACCAAGATCACCAAAGCCATTGATATTGTCAAAAAGGTGACGGATGAAAATTTCCTCCTCAAGGGGAAGCTGGATTCCTATCAGAAGCGGATTGACGAGCTTGAGATCCTGATCCAGGAGTTCAAAGAAGAGCAGAGCCGCATCGAGGACGGAGTCCTTTCCGCCCTCGACAGGCTCAACCAGTTCGAAGACGCCGTGGAAACGGCCATAAGCCGGGACGAAGGTTCAGCAAAAAAGCCTCCTGCCCAGGCAAAATCCGGGGCGTCTAAACCCGCAGAATCTGCGCCTAAAGCAGAAATTCCGGTGAAGTCCCCCGCAGAGTCTGCGGTGAAGCCGCCTGTGCCAAAGCCCGCAGAGCCCAAACCCGCGGCACAGCCGCCTGCCCCTCCAGTTGCCGAACTCATCGAAGATGAACCGGACGATCTTGAGGACAACGAAGACGAGACAGAGATAGACAGCGGGGAGCTGGATATTTTCTAG
- the rplT gene encoding 50S ribosomal protein L20 — MSRAVDGSKRKNHRKKILKLAKGYWGRRHSNYKVAKDAVTKGLFYAYRDRRDRKADFRRIWIIRINAACRDEGLSYSRLVDGLNKAGIEINRKALSNMAIEDKGAFKAVVAKAKAALDA, encoded by the coding sequence ATGTCACGAGCAGTTGACGGTTCAAAACGCAAGAACCACCGCAAAAAGATACTCAAGCTTGCCAAAGGCTATTGGGGCCGCAGGCATTCGAACTACAAAGTCGCCAAAGACGCGGTTACCAAGGGCCTTTTCTACGCCTACAGGGATCGCCGCGACCGGAAGGCCGATTTCCGCCGCATCTGGATCATCAGGATCAACGCTGCCTGCAGGGACGAAGGTCTTTCGTACTCCCGGTTGGTAGACGGCCTTAACAAGGCGGGCATCGAAATCAACCGGAAAGCCCTGTCCAACATGGCCATCGAAGACAAAGGCGCTTTCAAGGCCGTAGTGGCGAAAGCAAAAGCGGCACTGGACGCCTAG
- the rpmI gene encoding 50S ribosomal protein L35 produces the protein MPKMKTKKSAAKRYSFTGTGKVKYKKQNLRHILTKKSTKRKRNLRHAGILSKDNVAVIRKHLLPYG, from the coding sequence ATGCCCAAGATGAAGACAAAGAAGAGCGCGGCCAAGCGCTATTCCTTTACCGGAACCGGCAAGGTGAAGTACAAGAAACAGAACCTGCGCCATATCCTGACCAAGAAGTCCACCAAACGGAAGCGGAATCTCCGCCATGCCGGTATTTTGTCCAAGGACAATGTAGCGGTTATCAGAAAGCACTTATTGCCCTACGGCTAA
- the infC gene encoding translation initiation factor IF-3 produces the protein MSEKDLRINEQIRVREVRLIRDEGEQQGIMSTLEALELAKGQGLDLVEVAPTAVPPVVKILDYGKFKFENEKKVRDSKKKQKLLKLKEIRMQPKIDEHDLDFKSKHVKEFLAEGNKVKVTVRFRGRELAHTELGLDVLKDVLARIEGEYVMDKPPAMEGRFMSMVLSPKSKGAAKAGA, from the coding sequence TTGTCGGAAAAGGATTTACGGATTAATGAACAGATTCGGGTGCGTGAAGTCCGCCTCATTCGGGATGAGGGGGAACAGCAGGGCATTATGTCTACCCTGGAAGCTCTCGAACTCGCCAAGGGACAAGGTTTGGATCTGGTGGAAGTCGCCCCAACCGCAGTCCCCCCGGTAGTCAAAATACTGGATTACGGCAAGTTCAAATTCGAGAATGAAAAGAAAGTGCGGGATTCCAAGAAGAAGCAGAAACTGCTGAAGCTTAAGGAAATCCGCATGCAGCCGAAAATCGATGAGCATGATCTTGATTTCAAATCAAAGCATGTGAAGGAATTTTTGGCAGAAGGCAACAAGGTCAAGGTTACGGTCCGTTTCAGGGGCCGGGAGCTTGCCCATACCGAGCTTGGTTTGGATGTCCTCAAGGATGTTTTAGCAAGGATCGAGGGGGAATATGTCATGGACAAGCCTCCGGCCATGGAAGGCCGGTTCATGTCCATGGTGCTGAGCCCCAAATCAAAAGGCGCCGCCAAGGCGGGGGCCTAA
- a CDS encoding PTS transporter subunit EIIC: MTKGSYAKSFVFFWIKIANSEKLSIIRTALTLSLPVVIAGAAAVLINNFPVPIYQELMLRIFGEGWRTFGGTIWNGTLAVLSPVMAFSIGYSIVERWNLKNPQDAVHPVISGLLSFCCLLLLTESSALDWAIPYNWVGVNGLFLGIVVSIISSELFLRFYRIRRLRLNFISEDAGITITYVFAALVPSMLTFSVFSFLKIFMTSLGYQDIHALIYRAISLPFKDMGNTLPTALLYNLARNLLWFFGIHGANALEPVMTELYIPAMEANQAAIALGEKAPFIFTKTFFDTYISMGGAGNTLSLLIALFAVRGQNSNRRIAQISLFPAIFNINEPLLFGIPIVLNPIYFIPFIASPLVLTVISWGAVRLGILPVSGDAAEWTTPMLISGYVASGSIAGSLMQLFNLAVGFCIYLPFVHLAERLRRYRFNASYGEMIRAGKTGAGEVGAISQVLVNDLLDSIKKNEHSLLKNTPGVTFMLDLEMRFLQGSEKTAALLGFKDVQEMTGLSLKEIFSQAMPDSWTNDILKRCLGVLANLEPVDFEEKVMLNNGTETVFQLTITLAEEQDSVCRGVVIVMNDVSELHHAREEAINASRAKGAFLTNMSHEMRTPMNAIIGMTAIAKKSSDVKKKDYALDKIDEASAHLLGVINDILDMSKIEAGKLELSIIDFDFKKMIQKVQTVTGFRFREKGQHFAVRIDERIPPFLLGDDQRITQVIVNLLSNAVKFTPEGGSISLEADCAEMENGACIIRIAVSDTGIGIEKAQQEKLFTSFEQADSSTSRKFGGTGLGLAISKRIVELMGGRIWIESEPGKGSVFTFTIAVKEGKPIEAVETATVSIPDGSLGSFHILLAEDVEINREILLALLEPTGVAMDCAENGRQAVERFTANPDRYDLIFMDVQMPEMDGYEATRQIRAFEGSEKHVPIIAMTANVFREDIERCLAAGMNGHVGKPLVTNEVMAALSSHLGIGPISSDPQAKAPSKQ; the protein is encoded by the coding sequence ATGACAAAGGGAAGCTATGCAAAATCCTTCGTATTCTTTTGGATCAAAATCGCTAATTCCGAAAAACTTTCCATTATACGCACTGCCCTAACTTTAAGCCTGCCGGTGGTCATCGCCGGGGCAGCGGCGGTTCTGATCAACAACTTCCCCGTCCCGATCTACCAGGAGCTTATGCTGCGCATTTTCGGCGAGGGCTGGCGGACTTTTGGCGGCACTATCTGGAATGGCACATTGGCGGTGCTTTCCCCGGTGATGGCCTTTTCCATCGGTTACAGCATCGTTGAGCGATGGAACCTCAAAAACCCCCAGGACGCGGTGCACCCGGTTATCTCCGGGCTCCTCTCGTTCTGCTGCCTGCTCCTTCTCACCGAGTCATCAGCCCTGGACTGGGCAATCCCCTACAACTGGGTGGGGGTAAACGGCCTCTTTTTGGGCATTGTGGTGAGCATCATTTCTTCGGAGCTTTTCCTGCGTTTCTACCGCATCCGCCGGCTCAGGCTGAATTTTATTTCCGAAGACGCGGGGATCACGATCACCTATGTTTTCGCTGCCCTGGTTCCGTCGATGCTTACCTTTTCGGTTTTTTCATTTCTCAAGATCTTCATGACATCCCTGGGATACCAGGATATCCATGCCCTTATCTATCGGGCTATCTCCCTTCCTTTTAAAGACATGGGCAACACCCTGCCGACTGCGCTGTTGTATAATCTTGCCCGGAATCTGCTCTGGTTTTTCGGCATCCATGGGGCCAATGCCCTTGAACCGGTAATGACCGAGCTCTACATTCCCGCCATGGAGGCAAACCAGGCGGCCATTGCCCTGGGAGAAAAAGCGCCTTTCATTTTCACCAAAACCTTTTTTGATACCTATATCTCCATGGGAGGCGCCGGGAATACCCTGTCCCTGCTCATTGCCCTCTTTGCGGTTCGCGGGCAAAACAGCAACCGGCGTATCGCCCAGATTTCGCTGTTCCCCGCTATTTTCAATATCAACGAACCTCTGCTTTTCGGCATACCTATTGTGCTGAATCCAATCTATTTCATCCCTTTTATCGCTTCGCCCCTGGTCCTCACCGTGATATCCTGGGGGGCGGTGCGTCTCGGGATACTTCCGGTAAGCGGGGACGCGGCGGAATGGACCACCCCGATGCTTATCTCCGGCTATGTCGCTTCGGGCTCAATCGCCGGAAGCCTTATGCAGCTCTTCAATCTCGCCGTGGGTTTCTGCATATACCTTCCCTTTGTCCATTTGGCTGAACGGCTGCGCAGATACCGTTTCAACGCAAGCTACGGCGAGATGATCCGTGCCGGAAAAACCGGCGCAGGGGAAGTCGGCGCCATCTCCCAAGTGCTGGTCAATGATCTTCTCGACTCGATCAAAAAGAACGAGCACTCCCTTTTGAAGAACACCCCCGGGGTTACCTTCATGCTGGATCTGGAAATGCGTTTTCTCCAGGGCAGCGAAAAGACTGCGGCATTGCTGGGTTTTAAGGATGTTCAGGAGATGACGGGCCTTTCACTAAAAGAAATTTTTTCCCAGGCCATGCCCGATTCCTGGACTAATGATATTCTCAAGCGCTGCCTTGGGGTGCTGGCAAACCTGGAACCCGTTGACTTCGAAGAGAAGGTCATGCTCAACAACGGGACAGAGACAGTGTTCCAGCTTACCATTACCCTGGCCGAAGAACAGGACAGTGTTTGCAGGGGCGTTGTAATCGTAATGAACGATGTTTCGGAACTGCACCACGCAAGGGAAGAAGCGATCAATGCCAGCAGAGCCAAGGGCGCCTTTCTTACCAATATGAGCCACGAGATGCGCACACCCATGAATGCCATCATCGGCATGACTGCCATCGCAAAGAAGAGCAGCGATGTTAAAAAGAAGGATTACGCCCTGGACAAGATTGATGAGGCATCGGCCCATCTTTTGGGGGTAATCAACGATATCCTTGATATGTCAAAGATCGAAGCAGGAAAACTTGAGCTTTCGATTATAGATTTTGATTTTAAAAAGATGATCCAAAAAGTCCAGACAGTCACGGGTTTCCGCTTCAGGGAAAAAGGACAGCATTTTGCAGTGCGGATCGACGAACGTATTCCCCCGTTCCTCCTGGGAGACGATCAGAGGATTACCCAGGTAATTGTAAACCTGCTTTCCAACGCCGTTAAGTTTACCCCCGAGGGCGGAAGCATCAGCCTTGAAGCCGATTGCGCAGAAATGGAAAACGGCGCCTGCATAATCCGGATAGCTGTTTCTGATACAGGAATCGGTATAGAAAAAGCCCAGCAGGAAAAATTATTCACCTCCTTCGAGCAGGCCGACAGCAGCACTTCCCGCAAATTCGGCGGTACCGGGCTTGGGCTTGCCATCTCGAAGCGCATCGTGGAACTCATGGGAGGGCGGATATGGATAGAGTCGGAGCCCGGCAAGGGTTCCGTCTTTACCTTTACCATCGCTGTCAAAGAAGGGAAACCCATAGAGGCCGTTGAAACTGCAACAGTTTCTATTCCCGACGGGAGCCTTGGCAGCTTTCATATCCTCCTGGCAGAGGACGTGGAAATCAACCGGGAGATACTGCTCGCGCTGCTGGAGCCTACCGGTGTCGCGATGGACTGCGCGGAAAACGGCAGGCAGGCGGTGGAACGCTTTACTGCGAACCCTGATCGCTACGATTTGATTTTCATGGATGTGCAGATGCCCGAGATGGACGGTTACGAGGCCACCCGCCAAATCCGCGCTTTCGAAGGATCCGAAAAACACGTTCCCATAATCGCAATGACTGCCAATGTGTTCCGCGAGGATATCGAGCGCTGCCTTGCGGCAGGGATGAACGGCCATGTGGGAAAACCGCTGGTCACAAACGAAGTGATGGCGGCGCTCAGCAGCCATCTTGGAATTGGCCCTATCTCCTCAGATCCACAAGCGAAAGCACCATCGAAACAATGA
- a CDS encoding class II fructose-bisphosphate aldolase: MTSYKELGLVNTKDLFAKAVKGGYAIPAYNFNNMEQMQAIIQACVETKSPVILQVSSGARKYANKNLLKNMARGAVEYAHELGFDIPIVLHLDHGDSFELCKDCIETGFSSVMIDGSSLSYDENVALTKKVCEFAHSQKDYVTVEGELGVLAGVEDDVAAEESHYTKPEEVQDFVGKTKVDSLAISIGTSHGRQKFKPEQCTRNAEGILIPPPLAFEVLAEIEKKLPGFPIVLHGSSSVPIVYVKEIEKYGGKLTDSVGIPEEQLRKAAKSAVCKINIDSDGRLAMTAAIRKVFTEKPDEFDPRKYLGPARDELKKLYAHKNTDVLGSAGQA; this comes from the coding sequence ATGACTAGTTACAAAGAATTAGGCCTCGTAAATACCAAGGATCTGTTTGCAAAGGCAGTAAAAGGCGGCTACGCTATACCTGCCTATAATTTTAACAACATGGAGCAAATGCAGGCTATCATCCAGGCTTGCGTGGAAACCAAATCCCCCGTAATCCTCCAGGTGTCCTCAGGCGCCCGCAAGTACGCCAACAAGAACCTGCTCAAGAATATGGCCCGGGGCGCGGTGGAATATGCCCATGAGCTGGGCTTCGACATTCCGATTGTGCTGCACCTGGATCACGGCGACAGCTTTGAACTCTGCAAGGATTGCATCGAAACCGGCTTTTCCTCAGTGATGATCGACGGCTCAAGCCTTTCCTACGATGAAAACGTGGCCCTCACCAAGAAAGTCTGCGAATTTGCCCATTCCCAGAAAGACTATGTCACCGTTGAAGGCGAACTCGGCGTGCTCGCCGGTGTCGAAGACGATGTAGCCGCCGAGGAATCCCACTATACCAAGCCCGAAGAAGTGCAGGACTTTGTCGGCAAAACCAAGGTCGATTCGCTTGCCATCTCCATCGGCACCAGCCATGGCCGGCAGAAATTCAAGCCCGAGCAGTGCACCCGCAATGCCGAAGGCATCCTCATTCCGCCCCCCCTGGCCTTTGAAGTACTCGCGGAAATCGAAAAGAAGCTCCCGGGCTTCCCGATTGTCCTCCACGGTTCTTCGTCGGTGCCGATTGTGTATGTCAAAGAAATTGAAAAATACGGCGGCAAGCTGACCGATTCAGTAGGCATCCCCGAAGAGCAGCTCCGCAAAGCCGCCAAGAGCGCCGTTTGCAAGATCAATATTGATTCCGACGGCCGTCTTGCCATGACAGCGGCCATCCGCAAGGTCTTTACGGAAAAGCCCGACGAGTTCGATCCCCGCAAATACCTGGGCCCCGCCCGTGACGAGCTCAAAAAGCTCTATGCCCACAAGAATACGGACGTGCTTGGGTCAGCCGGACAGGCGTAA
- a CDS encoding flagellar filament outer layer protein FlaA, which translates to MKQGSFRVLSLAMGLILMAGIAVFSAFGDENTVDYAAIVIDTFDGNTNHEWTVGSKTYSYDFIWKLDASKFATKTEDDAFPKLTYVPSWPMAVFGANRDGKDLKSIGIWGKFDRRGYNWVDLYPATGEGDDQEAFEIPIPGRISYLDMWVWGANLNYYLEAYVRDYNGVVHNIYVGNIGFQGWKNMRVAVPNNIRQSKRILPRLAGLTFVKFRIWTTPLERVDNFYVYIDQFKVLTDTFESLYDGDELADPERVQEFWANN; encoded by the coding sequence ATGAAACAGGGTAGTTTCAGGGTATTAAGCTTGGCAATGGGCTTGATTCTCATGGCAGGGATAGCCGTATTTTCAGCTTTTGGGGATGAGAATACTGTAGATTATGCAGCGATAGTCATCGATACTTTCGATGGCAACACCAACCACGAATGGACTGTAGGCAGCAAAACCTATAGTTACGATTTTATCTGGAAGCTCGATGCCAGTAAATTCGCCACCAAAACCGAGGACGATGCGTTTCCCAAGCTGACGTATGTCCCTTCATGGCCTATGGCTGTTTTCGGGGCCAATAGGGACGGTAAGGATCTGAAAAGCATAGGCATCTGGGGCAAATTCGACCGCCGGGGCTATAACTGGGTGGATCTTTACCCGGCAACCGGGGAGGGCGACGACCAGGAAGCCTTCGAAATCCCCATACCGGGCAGGATTTCCTATCTCGATATGTGGGTATGGGGCGCAAACCTCAATTACTACCTCGAAGCCTATGTCAGGGATTATAACGGAGTGGTTCACAACATTTACGTGGGCAACATTGGGTTTCAGGGCTGGAAGAACATGAGGGTAGCTGTCCCCAACAATATCCGCCAGTCGAAGCGCATACTTCCCAGGCTTGCGGGGCTGACCTTCGTAAAATTCCGGATTTGGACCACCCCCCTCGAAAGGGTAGACAACTTCTATGTCTATATTGATCAGTTCAAGGTGTTAACCGATACCTTTGAATCCCTCTACGATGGCGATGAGCTGGCCGATCCTGAAAGGGTTCAGGAATTCTGGGCCAATAATTAA
- a CDS encoding flagellar filament outer layer protein FlaA, whose protein sequence is MKRLLIISIFLLAAGFVFAQQSTEVGSPDADRIGIDAAQQLLKEVSVDKFEKDGYWKSTMSPDDGYVTTRLFAGGPLGKEPLKDEEGLDIPDKYVLGSRVDFIHRGYTSFTLYPIRPIPIEGITKTVSVWVVGRNYNHELKLLLEDFFGRPYELYIGKLNFQGWKKLTVAIPPQAEDGVNGIVQRNYHYNNQLGLKITGFRIDVDPWEAYGSYYIYLDDLRAVTDLFAEDSRDPDDMLDAW, encoded by the coding sequence GTGAAACGCTTATTAATCATATCAATATTCCTTCTGGCGGCCGGGTTTGTTTTCGCCCAGCAGTCCACAGAAGTTGGCTCTCCCGATGCCGACAGGATCGGGATTGATGCTGCCCAGCAGCTTCTCAAAGAAGTCTCGGTAGACAAGTTCGAAAAAGACGGCTACTGGAAGTCCACCATGTCCCCGGACGATGGCTATGTGACCACCAGGCTCTTTGCGGGCGGCCCTCTTGGCAAAGAACCCCTCAAAGACGAGGAAGGCCTGGACATTCCGGACAAATATGTCCTCGGTTCCAGGGTGGACTTTATCCACCGGGGCTATACCAGCTTCACCCTTTATCCTATCAGGCCCATCCCCATAGAGGGTATCACCAAGACCGTATCGGTTTGGGTAGTAGGCCGTAACTATAACCATGAACTCAAGCTCCTTCTGGAAGACTTTTTCGGCAGGCCCTATGAGCTCTACATAGGGAAGCTCAATTTCCAGGGCTGGAAAAAGCTCACTGTGGCCATTCCTCCCCAAGCCGAGGACGGCGTAAACGGCATAGTTCAGAGGAATTACCATTACAATAACCAGCTTGGTCTCAAGATCACGGGTTTCCGTATTGATGTGGATCCCTGGGAGGCTTACGGATCGTACTATATCTACCTCGACGACCTCAGGGCGGTGACGGATCTCTTCGCAGAAGACAGCCGCGATCCTGATGATATGCTGGACGCTTGGTAG